A window of the Rhodoferax sp. GW822-FHT02A01 genome harbors these coding sequences:
- a CDS encoding HPr-rel-A system PqqD family peptide chaperone produces MHWVSWDDEYVVFEESSGQTHQLDAFRAFVLNSALEGEIQVSDLLADMVSAMTVQSPEAATQLLHSVIEEFETVGLLERTSV; encoded by the coding sequence TTGCATTGGGTCAGCTGGGACGATGAGTACGTAGTTTTTGAAGAGAGTTCGGGGCAGACACATCAGCTGGATGCCTTCCGGGCCTTTGTCCTGAACTCGGCACTTGAAGGGGAAATCCAGGTCAGCGACCTGTTGGCGGACATGGTGAGTGCCATGACCGTTCAAAGCCCGGAAGCGGCGACCCAACTGCTCCACAGCGTCATCGAAGAATTTGAAACAGTCGGCTTGTTGGAAAGAACATCTGTGTGA
- the prsT gene encoding XrtA/PEP-CTERM system TPR-repeat protein PrsT, translated as MRSTKMVRGARLSALVLALVLAGCGQKPEAMLSSAKDFLAKNDTKSAVIQIKNALQANPDLPEARLLLGKALLEAGDAVGAETELRKALNLKAPEDQVVPLLATALLAQGKAQKVVDEFGQTALTQATANADLQTTLSLAYGSLSKVDKSQAALGEALKADANFEPARLLQARLRARNDMDGALGDVDAILAKSPQNYQGWKLKGDLLMFGKNKPDEALEAYRKSISARPDFVVGHVDAVRVLFQQNKLDEVEKQLAGLKAVAPNHPMTKTLEAQLAFQRKDFKSARTLSQQALKAAPEYPMALQVAGATELQFNSVLQAESFLSKAVQLAPELTSARRFLAATYARSGNTAKAIATLEPALATEPVDPDVLSLAGQIYLQGGDAKKAEEYLARAIKQDPQSARKRTALAVTRLAEGKVDSGIAELEQIAGSDSSTVADMALISAHLNRQQYDKALKAIDALEKKDPGKAGTAILQGRVYLAKKDLASARKSFERAMGLDPSSFTPVASLAGLDFADKKPEDAKKRFEAFLDKNPKSGQALLALAELAANTGASKDVVGTLITKAVTANPTDVAPRLLLIEFHLRNKDLKQALSVAQDAQTALPDSPEALEALGRAQQANGDLNQAITSYNKMAALQPMSPQPYLRLAEAYMAAKDKTAAAQSLRKALEIKPDLKQAQTGSIVLDMDAKNYQGAVATARTMQSQAPADSSGYVLEGDINAILKKWDAATTAYRNGLKQAPSTELAIKLLTALQASGKSADADKFSATWQKDHPQDLAFQMYLADGAIARKDYQQGERSYLALLKQQPKNAMIYNNLAWITAKLHKDGAIAYAEKAVSLAPNQPAFMDTLSGLLAEKGEYDKAIEIQKKVVELSRSAPGFQLNLAKIQLKAGHKAEAKVILSELSKLGDKFPGQAEVASLLKDL; from the coding sequence ATGCGCTCTACAAAAATGGTTCGTGGTGCTCGTCTATCTGCCTTGGTGTTGGCACTGGTTCTTGCTGGGTGCGGACAGAAGCCCGAGGCCATGCTGTCGTCTGCCAAGGATTTCCTGGCGAAAAATGACACCAAGTCAGCGGTCATTCAGATCAAGAACGCACTGCAGGCCAATCCGGATCTGCCAGAAGCGCGCCTCCTCTTGGGCAAGGCATTGCTTGAAGCAGGAGACGCAGTGGGTGCAGAAACCGAACTGCGCAAGGCATTGAATCTCAAGGCGCCAGAAGACCAGGTGGTGCCCCTGCTGGCAACCGCCCTGCTGGCCCAGGGAAAAGCCCAGAAAGTGGTAGATGAATTTGGCCAAACTGCGCTTACGCAAGCCACAGCCAACGCAGACTTGCAGACCACACTGTCCTTGGCCTATGGTTCTTTGAGCAAAGTCGACAAGTCTCAAGCTGCCTTGGGCGAGGCGTTGAAGGCAGACGCCAACTTTGAGCCTGCGCGCTTGTTGCAGGCGCGCCTACGCGCACGCAATGACATGGATGGCGCGCTGGGTGATGTTGACGCAATCCTTGCCAAATCTCCACAAAACTACCAGGGCTGGAAGCTCAAGGGTGACCTGCTGATGTTCGGCAAGAACAAGCCGGACGAGGCACTGGAAGCCTATCGCAAGAGTATCAGCGCTCGGCCCGATTTTGTTGTCGGGCACGTAGATGCGGTCCGCGTGCTGTTCCAGCAGAACAAGCTCGATGAAGTGGAGAAGCAACTGGCCGGTTTGAAGGCGGTAGCGCCCAACCATCCCATGACCAAGACGTTGGAAGCCCAATTGGCGTTTCAACGCAAGGATTTCAAATCGGCGCGCACTCTGTCGCAGCAGGCGCTCAAGGCAGCACCTGAATATCCAATGGCCCTTCAAGTGGCCGGTGCGACAGAACTGCAATTCAACTCGGTACTGCAGGCAGAGAGTTTTCTGAGCAAGGCAGTGCAGTTGGCGCCTGAGTTGACATCGGCAAGAAGGTTTTTGGCAGCTACCTATGCCCGGTCTGGCAATACTGCCAAGGCAATCGCCACGCTGGAGCCTGCCTTGGCAACCGAGCCGGTCGATCCGGACGTGCTGTCCCTGGCAGGGCAGATATATCTGCAGGGTGGAGACGCCAAGAAGGCCGAGGAGTATTTGGCCAGAGCCATCAAGCAGGATCCGCAGAGTGCGCGCAAGCGCACCGCATTGGCAGTGACGCGTTTGGCCGAGGGCAAGGTCGATTCCGGCATTGCCGAACTGGAACAAATTGCCGGATCCGACAGCAGTACGGTGGCTGACATGGCATTGATCAGTGCCCATTTGAATCGCCAACAATACGACAAGGCGCTGAAGGCCATTGATGCGCTGGAAAAGAAGGATCCTGGAAAGGCAGGCACTGCCATACTGCAAGGCCGCGTCTACTTGGCCAAGAAGGATCTGGCCAGCGCACGCAAGAGCTTCGAGAGAGCCATGGGCCTGGACCCCAGTTCTTTCACGCCAGTTGCCAGCCTCGCGGGTTTGGATTTTGCCGACAAGAAGCCGGAAGATGCCAAGAAGCGCTTTGAGGCTTTCCTGGACAAGAACCCCAAGAGTGGCCAGGCCCTGCTGGCCTTGGCTGAACTGGCCGCCAACACCGGCGCCAGCAAGGACGTGGTCGGGACCTTGATCACCAAAGCCGTCACGGCCAATCCCACGGATGTGGCTCCACGGCTGCTCCTGATCGAATTTCATCTTCGCAACAAGGACCTGAAGCAGGCGCTTTCCGTGGCGCAGGATGCCCAGACTGCGCTCCCCGACAGCCCGGAAGCGTTGGAGGCATTGGGACGCGCGCAGCAGGCCAATGGTGATTTGAATCAGGCCATCACGAGCTACAACAAGATGGCGGCCCTGCAGCCCATGTCGCCGCAGCCTTATTTGCGTCTGGCGGAGGCCTATATGGCAGCCAAGGACAAGACTGCCGCCGCGCAAAGTCTGCGCAAGGCGCTGGAGATCAAGCCGGATCTGAAGCAGGCGCAAACAGGCAGCATTGTTTTGGATATGGACGCCAAGAATTACCAGGGCGCTGTGGCAACGGCGCGTACCATGCAGTCGCAGGCACCGGCGGATTCTTCGGGGTACGTTCTGGAAGGCGACATCAATGCAATCCTGAAGAAGTGGGACGCGGCAACCACCGCCTACCGCAATGGCCTGAAGCAGGCGCCATCTACCGAACTGGCAATCAAACTGCTCACCGCCCTGCAGGCCTCAGGCAAGTCTGCTGACGCCGACAAGTTCTCTGCCACATGGCAAAAAGACCATCCGCAAGACCTTGCATTCCAGATGTATCTGGCCGATGGAGCGATCGCCCGCAAGGACTACCAGCAAGGTGAGCGTTCGTATCTTGCATTGCTCAAACAGCAGCCCAAGAATGCCATGATTTACAACAATCTGGCGTGGATAACGGCGAAGTTGCACAAGGATGGCGCGATTGCCTATGCCGAAAAGGCGGTATCCCTTGCGCCCAACCAGCCGGCATTTATGGACACCCTGTCGGGCCTGTTGGCAGAAAAGGGTGAGTACGACAAGGCCATTGAAATCCAGAAGAAAGTGGTGGAACTGAGCCGTTCCGCGCCTGGTTTCCAGTTGAACCTGGCGAAGATCCAGCTCAAGGCGGGGCACAAGGCAGAAGCCAAGGTTATTCTGTCCGAGCTGAGTAAATTGGGCGACAAGTTTCCTGGTCAGGCTGAAGTGGCCAGCTTGTTGAAGGACTTGTGA
- a CDS encoding cyclic nucleotide-binding and patatin-like phospholipase domain-containing protein, whose protein sequence is MKIDETLRARVVDVLRASNVFGSLDDFVIADLANDLKIQTARGGETVLREGDPSNSMMFVIAGGLRVSRKDSTGKLLLFNEVRPGESVGEAGLILQQPRSADVVAVRDSTLAVLHKDEYEALLAKHPLALNRVFVQAIYNYLRHNNLTKKRHAESIVVVPLHNDADALEVSTGLAQAFAKMGSTHRYTLADNSKFAQIAGNQDVEEIRRQESLESDVGFLVYEAGMDATAWTQRAFRQADQIVFVGTAGASQDISALESQLMKEPGYAMKRRHLVVLHSPGSLYPSERGHWHRGRDVERYYPTRRGHSGDYDRLARFVTGSAVGIVLGGGGARGFAHLGVLKALHESGVPIDLIGGNSMGALIGAQYACDIPLDEIRERTQKFAAGGEFPTLPLISLVSGNRVRRDLIRMFGDLQVDGLWRPYFSAACNLTKGCTTVQDSGPLWRAVLASNSPAGLFPPVLVNGELLVDGAILENVPVAAMRMRLGTAQERRRGNGTIIAVDVDVQDELSAPPDLLKLSVWKTVKNSLLPNSSKTPTIAQIMYRAGHIGGLNQRGQTIAQADIYLEPPVSSYSMMGYRSAAEIAEVGYRHTMERVSKWKR, encoded by the coding sequence ATGAAAATCGACGAAACGCTTCGTGCTCGGGTGGTCGACGTCCTGAGAGCCAGCAATGTCTTTGGATCACTCGATGATTTCGTCATAGCAGATCTTGCCAACGATCTGAAGATTCAAACAGCACGCGGCGGTGAAACCGTCTTGCGCGAAGGCGACCCTTCGAACAGCATGATGTTTGTCATTGCGGGAGGACTGAGAGTTTCCCGCAAGGACAGTACCGGCAAGTTGCTGCTGTTCAATGAAGTCCGACCGGGCGAGAGCGTAGGTGAGGCCGGCCTGATTCTTCAACAGCCACGCTCGGCCGACGTGGTGGCTGTGCGGGATTCGACCCTTGCGGTACTGCACAAGGACGAATACGAGGCACTGCTAGCCAAGCACCCGTTGGCGCTCAATCGCGTATTTGTTCAGGCTATCTACAACTACCTGCGTCACAACAACCTGACCAAGAAGCGGCACGCCGAATCCATTGTGGTCGTGCCTCTGCACAACGACGCGGACGCTCTGGAGGTCTCCACGGGGCTTGCGCAGGCCTTTGCAAAGATGGGGTCCACACACCGCTATACCTTGGCGGACAACAGCAAGTTTGCCCAGATTGCGGGCAATCAGGATGTAGAAGAAATCAGGCGCCAGGAATCACTGGAGTCTGATGTCGGGTTTCTGGTCTATGAAGCCGGTATGGACGCAACCGCCTGGACCCAGCGCGCCTTCAGACAGGCGGACCAGATTGTCTTTGTGGGAACGGCGGGCGCATCGCAGGACATCTCCGCACTGGAGAGCCAGCTCATGAAAGAGCCTGGCTACGCCATGAAGCGCAGGCACCTGGTGGTCCTGCATTCGCCCGGCTCCTTGTACCCGTCCGAACGGGGGCATTGGCATCGCGGCCGGGACGTTGAACGCTACTACCCTACACGTCGCGGCCACTCCGGCGATTACGACCGCCTGGCGCGCTTCGTCACCGGGAGCGCAGTGGGCATTGTCCTTGGCGGCGGTGGCGCACGGGGCTTTGCCCACTTGGGCGTGCTGAAGGCGTTGCATGAGTCGGGCGTGCCCATCGACCTGATTGGCGGCAACAGCATGGGCGCCTTGATCGGGGCGCAGTACGCCTGCGATATCCCTCTGGACGAGATCCGCGAACGTACGCAGAAGTTTGCTGCGGGCGGAGAGTTTCCCACCCTGCCGCTGATTTCACTGGTGTCCGGTAACCGGGTCCGACGGGATCTGATCCGCATGTTTGGCGACTTGCAGGTGGATGGCCTGTGGCGTCCGTATTTTTCTGCAGCCTGCAATCTCACCAAGGGCTGCACCACCGTTCAGGACAGCGGGCCACTGTGGCGGGCGGTTCTGGCGAGCAATTCGCCAGCCGGATTGTTCCCTCCGGTACTGGTCAATGGAGAGTTGTTGGTGGACGGGGCCATTCTGGAAAACGTACCCGTAGCCGCCATGCGTATGCGCCTGGGGACCGCACAGGAGCGGCGGCGCGGAAACGGGACCATCATTGCAGTGGATGTCGATGTGCAGGATGAATTGAGCGCGCCTCCCGACTTGCTCAAGTTGTCCGTATGGAAGACGGTAAAAAATTCGCTTCTTCCCAATTCATCCAAGACGCCGACCATCGCCCAAATCATGTACCGCGCCGGACATATCGGTGGTCTCAACCAGCGCGGTCAGACGATTGCACAGGCAGATATCTATCTGGAACCACCGGTCAGCAGCTATTCCATGATGGGATACCGCAGTGCTGCTGAAATAGCTGAAGTCGGCTATCGACACACAATGGAGCGCGTGAGCAAGTGGAAGAGGTAA
- a CDS encoding nucleotidyltransferase family protein, translating into MTPSMLESFWAHPDKQPQWTGAEWETVLGQARQSRLLGRLAAHFVDRGWMPQVRVGPFLHLESGLRLTERQQHEVRWEVNRIAHALRDKNVAVVLLKGAAYLMAELPAARGRLFSDIDLLVPRDKVDMVESSMFAAGWISDERDAYNQRYYRQWMHEIPPLRHVQRNTYIDIHHTITPPVSRFNVDGAHLLQRIGPIPGYQNIYVLAPEDMVLHSAVHLFTEGEFYAGLRDLLDLNDLVKHFAQRATFWNVLLDRAIQLGLQIPLFHALHHLERLFGTVPPAALVPRVQKMGPSGGAKVFMEWTLGLALRPAHPSSDMRLTGLARWLLYVRSHALRMPLQLVVPHLVRKAWKRRFTEET; encoded by the coding sequence GTGACCCCTTCCATGCTGGAGTCGTTCTGGGCTCACCCGGACAAGCAACCACAGTGGACCGGCGCTGAATGGGAAACTGTGCTGGGGCAGGCGCGTCAATCCCGACTGCTGGGTCGATTGGCGGCCCATTTTGTCGACAGAGGCTGGATGCCGCAGGTGCGCGTGGGACCTTTTTTGCATCTGGAAAGCGGCCTGCGGCTCACGGAACGCCAGCAGCACGAAGTCCGCTGGGAAGTCAATCGCATTGCACATGCGCTGCGCGACAAGAACGTCGCCGTGGTGCTTTTGAAAGGCGCCGCTTACCTGATGGCGGAGTTGCCCGCAGCGCGAGGGCGCCTGTTCTCCGATATCGATCTGCTGGTGCCGCGCGACAAGGTGGACATGGTCGAGAGTTCCATGTTTGCCGCGGGTTGGATTTCGGATGAGCGCGATGCTTACAACCAGCGCTACTACCGGCAGTGGATGCACGAGATCCCACCACTGCGGCATGTGCAGCGCAACACATACATCGATATCCACCATACGATCACTCCGCCGGTTTCGCGATTCAACGTCGATGGGGCGCATTTGCTGCAGCGTATAGGGCCCATACCCGGCTACCAGAATATTTATGTGCTGGCCCCCGAGGACATGGTGCTGCACAGCGCAGTGCATCTGTTCACCGAAGGCGAGTTCTACGCCGGGTTGCGCGACTTGCTGGATCTGAATGATCTGGTGAAGCACTTTGCGCAGAGAGCCACCTTCTGGAATGTATTGCTGGATCGCGCCATTCAGCTGGGTCTGCAGATACCTCTTTTTCATGCCCTGCACCATCTGGAACGGCTATTTGGAACGGTGCCTCCTGCGGCATTGGTCCCCAGAGTTCAGAAGATGGGGCCCTCTGGTGGGGCGAAGGTGTTCATGGAATGGACTCTGGGTCTGGCACTGAGGCCTGCCCACCCCAGCAGTGACATGCGCCTGACCGGCCTGGCGCGGTGGCTGCTCTATGTACGTTCCCATGCGTTGCGCATGCCACTGCAGCTGGTAGTTCCCCATCTGGTTCGTAAGGCCTGGAAGCGGCGGTTCACGGAAGAAACATGA
- the prsR gene encoding PEP-CTERM-box response regulator transcription factor: protein MSTEKTRGLLIVEDDLALQKQIKWSLDRFDSVTAHDRESALVQLRKHAPAVVTMDLGLPPDPDSVSEGFKLLEQIMATAPHTRVIVLTGQNDQSNALRAIAMGACDFLAKPFEPEILDVIVERTFRISQLQAENERLRSFHHPDALSGLITRDPEMLRICRTIEKVANTNATVMLLGESGTGKEVLARGLHDASSRKNGKFVAINCAAIPENLLESELFGFEKGAFTGASKQTLGKIETANGGTLMLDEIGDLPFSLQAKLLRFLQERKIERLGGRQEIAVDVRIVCATHQDLHALSKENRFREDLYYRLAEIVVNIPPLRSRVGDAALLAHAFVRRFAQEQNRASMSLNEGALKAIEAYPWPGNIRELENRIKRAVIMADSNQITLEDVGLASPAQDSAEDNSLDLRLIRDNAERGAVIAALGRVNGNMVKASELLGVSRPTLYDLMHRLGIK, encoded by the coding sequence ATGAGCACCGAAAAAACACGCGGATTGCTGATCGTCGAAGACGATCTGGCACTGCAAAAGCAAATCAAATGGTCGCTGGATCGTTTTGATTCAGTCACCGCACATGACCGCGAAAGTGCGCTCGTGCAGTTGCGCAAGCACGCACCGGCCGTTGTCACCATGGATCTGGGATTGCCACCGGACCCCGATTCGGTATCCGAGGGCTTCAAGCTGCTGGAACAGATCATGGCCACGGCCCCCCATACCCGGGTCATTGTCCTGACGGGACAGAATGACCAGTCCAACGCCTTGCGCGCCATTGCCATGGGAGCATGCGATTTCCTCGCCAAGCCGTTCGAGCCCGAGATTTTGGACGTGATCGTCGAGCGTACCTTCCGGATCTCCCAGCTGCAGGCGGAAAACGAACGTTTGCGCAGTTTCCACCATCCCGACGCCTTGAGCGGGCTGATTACGCGTGACCCGGAAATGCTGCGCATTTGCCGCACCATTGAAAAGGTAGCCAACACCAATGCGACCGTCATGCTGTTGGGGGAAAGCGGTACCGGCAAGGAAGTGCTGGCGCGGGGTTTGCACGATGCCTCGTCGCGCAAGAACGGAAAGTTCGTCGCCATCAACTGTGCGGCCATTCCGGAGAACCTGCTGGAAAGCGAGCTGTTCGGGTTTGAAAAAGGCGCGTTTACTGGCGCATCCAAACAGACGCTGGGCAAGATCGAGACGGCCAACGGCGGCACCCTGATGCTGGACGAAATTGGCGACTTGCCATTTTCCCTGCAGGCCAAGCTATTGCGCTTCTTGCAGGAACGCAAGATCGAGAGGTTGGGCGGGCGTCAGGAGATAGCCGTGGACGTGCGCATTGTTTGTGCGACCCACCAGGACCTGCATGCGCTGAGCAAGGAGAACCGGTTCCGGGAAGACTTGTATTACCGGCTTGCAGAGATTGTGGTGAACATCCCGCCCTTGCGCTCACGCGTGGGAGATGCCGCGCTCTTGGCCCATGCCTTTGTCCGGCGTTTTGCGCAGGAACAGAACCGGGCCTCCATGTCCTTGAACGAAGGGGCCCTCAAGGCGATCGAGGCCTACCCCTGGCCGGGCAATATCCGCGAGCTGGAAAACCGCATTAAGCGAGCGGTGATCATGGCGGATTCCAACCAGATCACCCTGGAAGATGTGGGGCTGGCCAGCCCGGCACAAGACAGTGCGGAAGATAATTCCTTGGACTTGCGCCTTATTCGCGACAATGCCGAACGCGGTGCCGTGATAGCGGCCTTGGGTCGTGTCAACGGGAATATGGTCAAGGCCTCCGAACTTCTGGGTGTCAGTCGTCCCACGCTTTACGACTTGATGCACCGGCTCGGCATCAAGTAG
- a CDS encoding serine protease — protein sequence MKHPIRWNPLLLATRCFLLVALFLGIAHADTVETISKVKPSVVIVGTYSPIKTPRFVLRGTGFVAGKGNWAITNAHVIPEGTDLEPDSKLVVQVRTNPKGLTGQDDLSMRLATVVDVDKLHDLALLQFDGAPAPALALRNSDTVREGQSVAFMGFPIGGVLGFSAVTHRGIVSSITPIALPSGNAQQLNARTIASLRSGTFNIFQLDATAYPGNSGGPLFDSESGEVVGVINMVFVKATKESLLSQPSGISYAIPSNFVTQILQKQGSN from the coding sequence ATGAAACACCCGATACGTTGGAACCCCTTGCTCCTGGCAACCAGGTGTTTCCTTCTTGTCGCTTTGTTTCTGGGGATTGCCCATGCGGATACGGTTGAGACCATTTCCAAAGTCAAACCCTCTGTCGTCATCGTCGGAACGTATTCCCCTATCAAGACGCCACGATTCGTTCTGCGCGGCACGGGCTTTGTCGCGGGCAAGGGAAACTGGGCCATAACGAATGCGCACGTCATTCCGGAAGGCACCGATCTGGAGCCCGATTCCAAATTGGTGGTCCAGGTGAGAACCAATCCCAAAGGGCTGACCGGCCAGGACGATCTCAGCATGCGGCTGGCGACTGTCGTGGACGTGGACAAGTTGCATGACCTCGCGCTGCTGCAATTTGACGGCGCACCGGCTCCGGCCTTGGCATTGAGAAACTCGGATACGGTTCGAGAAGGGCAGTCGGTGGCATTCATGGGTTTCCCCATCGGAGGCGTTCTGGGCTTTTCTGCGGTGACGCACCGTGGCATCGTGTCGTCCATCACGCCAATCGCACTTCCTTCGGGCAATGCCCAGCAACTGAACGCGCGCACGATAGCCAGTCTGCGCAGCGGCACCTTCAATATCTTTCAGCTGGACGCAACGGCCTACCCGGGCAACAGCGGCGGCCCGCTCTTTGATTCCGAATCAGGCGAGGTGGTGGGCGTAATCAACATGGTATTTGTCAAGGCAACCAAGGAATCGCTGCTGAGTCAACCATCAGGCATCAGTTATGCCATTCCATCCAACTTTGTGACGCAAATACTGCAAAAGCAAGGTTCGAATTGA
- a CDS encoding HprK-related kinase A, whose translation MNLGSLSYAEIRKKLKDPGLAIHVGPFTFRIVSNIESIADGLITLYPDYPEAAEDQFVDYTVHIAGGGGLRRWMHPQAIFRFDGIEPFTPLPENHAFPLLEWAMNWCVSTQAHQYLILHSSVIEREGCAVIMPAPPGSGKSTLCAALINRGWRLLSDELALISLTDASITPVGRPISLKNQSIDLIRQYVPGAVFNSITPDTTKGSVTHLKVPTEQLLRIHEKARPRWVIFPKYVGGSAPELQRRSKASSMLELGRNSFNYMVLGRTGFETLSAVVDASDCYDFRYSQLDDALAVFNQLVEGRNA comes from the coding sequence GTGAACCTGGGTAGCCTGTCGTATGCAGAGATTCGCAAGAAACTCAAAGACCCTGGGCTTGCCATTCACGTAGGACCTTTCACCTTTCGTATCGTTTCCAATATAGAGTCGATCGCGGACGGCTTGATCACGCTGTATCCGGACTACCCGGAGGCTGCTGAAGATCAGTTCGTGGACTACACGGTGCACATCGCCGGCGGCGGTGGATTGCGGCGCTGGATGCATCCGCAGGCAATTTTCCGGTTTGACGGGATTGAGCCGTTTACCCCACTTCCAGAAAACCATGCCTTTCCTCTGCTGGAATGGGCCATGAACTGGTGCGTGTCCACACAGGCGCATCAGTATCTGATACTGCACTCGTCAGTGATTGAACGCGAAGGCTGCGCGGTGATCATGCCTGCACCTCCCGGTTCGGGGAAGAGCACGCTGTGCGCCGCCTTGATCAACAGGGGCTGGCGTCTGCTGTCCGATGAGCTTGCATTGATTTCACTGACCGACGCCAGCATCACCCCGGTGGGGCGACCAATCAGCCTCAAGAACCAGTCCATCGACTTGATTCGGCAGTATGTGCCCGGCGCTGTGTTCAACAGCATCACGCCCGACACCACCAAAGGCAGTGTCACCCATCTGAAAGTGCCGACGGAGCAACTGTTGCGCATCCACGAAAAGGCGCGACCACGGTGGGTGATATTCCCGAAGTACGTGGGCGGATCCGCTCCCGAGCTCCAGCGCCGATCCAAGGCCAGCAGCATGCTGGAGCTGGGGCGCAATTCATTCAATTACATGGTCCTGGGACGCACCGGATTTGAAACGCTCTCGGCGGTAGTGGATGCCAGTGATTGCTACGATTTCAGATACAGCCAGCTGGACGATGCGCTGGCGGTATTCAACCAACTGGTGGAGGGGAGAAACGCGTGA